Genomic window (Subtercola endophyticus):
TCGCGCCGATCGCGACCGGGCCCAGGCGCTGCTTCCACCGCAGATGCCCAATTTTCCGCACGAGCTGCTGCCGGGTCCTGGTTGGGCTGTAGTGCGGGCGAGAAGAACGATCCACGACACCCGCTGCGCCCATCGCCGCGTATCTGTCGGCCCAACGCTTCGCCGTAGGCCAGGAAACATTGAATTGCGCCGCGGCATGAGCGACGGGCCAGCCGTCACCGATTATCAGGCGCGCGATGCGGAGACGGTGACGTGGGGTGAGAGCTGCGTTAGCGTGAGACACGAGGGCCCTTTCAGGTCGGTAAGTGGTTGACTGAGCAACTCCACTTTCGCCCCGGGGGCCCTCACCCCATTCCAACAACTACAGCGAGTCGTCACACCGAATCAACCAACCTCCCTGAGCAGTACAGCTAGCCCGCGCTGACAGCCCGCTTGCGGCGTCGTCGCGTGTCAGCGGCTGTAACGGCCGAGGGCGAACAGCGACGCAACGGCGGCGAAGAGCACGAGCGACACGACGGGGGCGAGCGCCCCGACGGCGATGGCGATGAGGTAGGCCGCCAGGGCGCACAGGCAGAAGACGATTGCTCGGCCGGCCGCCGGTACTGCCGCCGCGGGGTTTTTCAGGCTGCCCGTTGCCCGGCGAACGTGCATCCAGAGCAGAAGAAAAAAGCCGCTCACGCCGATCATGGTCACACCGTAGAGAGTTGCGGCTGCAAAGAGTTGCTGCTGGTCGCCGTCGACGAGGTATTCGGCGAGAACTCCCGTCGGAAACGGAATGAACGC
Coding sequences:
- a CDS encoding TMEM175 family protein gives rise to the protein MTDDNTTGAPATQPLGAVSTSRVEAFSDGVFAIATTLLILEIAVPHVGEKGDLFRALFDLWPSYVSYAVSFVTIGLMWINHHYLIGLFARVDRPLLFLNLGLLAVIAFIPFPTGVLAEYLVDGDQQQLFAAATLYGVTMIGVSGFFLLLWMHVRRATGSLKNPAAAVPAAGRAIVFCLCALAAYLIAIAVGALAPVVSLVLFAAVASLFALGRYSR